A window from Ictalurus furcatus strain D&B chromosome 16, Billie_1.0, whole genome shotgun sequence encodes these proteins:
- the dnajb13 gene encoding dnaJ homolog subfamily B member 13 isoform X1, translating to MGKDYYTALEINRNGTDADIKQSYRRLALKYHPQNNNQPGAYEKFNQLAEAYDVLSDPRKKATYDKFGEEGLKGGIPPESAASGAWSSGYTYHGNPEKTFRQFFGGDNPFADFHTTDVELGFGGLRGREVKKQDPPIERDLHLALEDLFHGCTKKIKISRRVMNEDGQTSSIKDKILTITVKPGWKEGTRITFPKEGDQGPNCIPADIIFIVRQKPHPMFSRQNNDLIYTENISLEKALTGFSVEVETLDGRLLNIPVNDIVCPQYSKRVTGEGMPLSSNPAARGDLIIQFNTLFPQKLSTEKKLLIKQAFSM from the exons ATGGGGAAAGACTATTACACTGCATTGGAAATTAACCGAAATGGAACTGACGCGGACATTAAACAGTC GTATCGTCGACTAGCATTGAAATATCATCCTCAAAACAACAACCAACCAGGTGCTTATGAGAAATTCAACCAACTTGCTGAAGCTTATGATGTTCTGAGTGACC CTCGGAAAAAGGCCACGTATGATAAGTTTGGAGAGGAAGGCCTTAAAGGTGGAATACCTCCAGAGTCGGCGGCGAGCGGCGCATGGTCTTCGGGATACACCTACCATGGAAATCCTGAGAAAACGTTCCGACAGTTCTTTGGTGGAGATAATCCATTCGCTG ATTTTCACACCACAGACGTGGAACTCGGTTTCGGAGGCCTCCGCGGCCGAGAGGTGAAAAAGCAGGATCCACCTATTGAGCGTGACCTGCATCTAGCCTTAGAGGACCTTTTTCATGGATGCACCAAAAAGATAAAGATATCCCGACGT GTGATGAATGAAGACGGTCAGACGTCCAGCATCAAAGACAAGATTTTAACCATCACGGTGAAACCAGGCTGGAAGGAAGGGACACGGATTACATTCCCTAAAGAGGGTGATCAG GGGCCAAACTGCATCCCAGCAGACATCATTTTCATCGTTCGTCAAAAGCCCCACCCGATGTTTTCCCGTCAAAATAACGACTTGATTTACACGGAAAACATATCACTGGAGAAG GCATTGACTGGGTTTTCGGTGGAGGTGGAGACACTAGATGGCAGACTTCTCAACATTCCTGTCAATGACATTGTATG TCCACAGTACAGCAAGCGGGTGACAGGAGAGGGAATGCCTTTGTCCAGCAACCCAGCTGCACGTGGAGATCTGATCATCCAGTTTAACACGCTGTTCCCACAGAAGCTCTCCACCGAGAAGAAACTGCTTATTAAGCAAGCCTTCTCCATGTGA
- the dnajb13 gene encoding dnaJ homolog subfamily B member 13 isoform X2 — protein MIIHISRKKATYDKFGEEGLKGGIPPESAASGAWSSGYTYHGNPEKTFRQFFGGDNPFADFHTTDVELGFGGLRGREVKKQDPPIERDLHLALEDLFHGCTKKIKISRRVMNEDGQTSSIKDKILTITVKPGWKEGTRITFPKEGDQGPNCIPADIIFIVRQKPHPMFSRQNNDLIYTENISLEKALTGFSVEVETLDGRLLNIPVNDIVCPQYSKRVTGEGMPLSSNPAARGDLIIQFNTLFPQKLSTEKKLLIKQAFSM, from the exons atgataatccATATAT CTCGGAAAAAGGCCACGTATGATAAGTTTGGAGAGGAAGGCCTTAAAGGTGGAATACCTCCAGAGTCGGCGGCGAGCGGCGCATGGTCTTCGGGATACACCTACCATGGAAATCCTGAGAAAACGTTCCGACAGTTCTTTGGTGGAGATAATCCATTCGCTG ATTTTCACACCACAGACGTGGAACTCGGTTTCGGAGGCCTCCGCGGCCGAGAGGTGAAAAAGCAGGATCCACCTATTGAGCGTGACCTGCATCTAGCCTTAGAGGACCTTTTTCATGGATGCACCAAAAAGATAAAGATATCCCGACGT GTGATGAATGAAGACGGTCAGACGTCCAGCATCAAAGACAAGATTTTAACCATCACGGTGAAACCAGGCTGGAAGGAAGGGACACGGATTACATTCCCTAAAGAGGGTGATCAG GGGCCAAACTGCATCCCAGCAGACATCATTTTCATCGTTCGTCAAAAGCCCCACCCGATGTTTTCCCGTCAAAATAACGACTTGATTTACACGGAAAACATATCACTGGAGAAG GCATTGACTGGGTTTTCGGTGGAGGTGGAGACACTAGATGGCAGACTTCTCAACATTCCTGTCAATGACATTGTATG TCCACAGTACAGCAAGCGGGTGACAGGAGAGGGAATGCCTTTGTCCAGCAACCCAGCTGCACGTGGAGATCTGATCATCCAGTTTAACACGCTGTTCCCACAGAAGCTCTCCACCGAGAAGAAACTGCTTATTAAGCAAGCCTTCTCCATGTGA